A segment of the Deltaproteobacteria bacterium genome:
CAGCGCGGCCGAGTTCGTAGGCGATCTGTCGAACGGCCAAGGAAATCTGTGACATCAGGATCGAAAATTCTCCAGTCGCGCCAACATGTACTTGTTGCTGTTGGAGAAGATACCGAGGCAGCGTGATAGCAGTATTCTTCATAATTCCCTCTTTACGAAGACTAAAATGCCAGAATTTAAAAAATGGAACACCCTTTTCTTGTTGTAGCACAGTGACGGGGAAAAAATGAAAGCCGGAAGGTCAGGAGGAGTGGATCGACAGGGAAGGGGCCGTGGGGGTGGTGGGGGTGGTGGAGGTGCCGCCTTCCCTGTCCGCGTCCGTAGATATACATCAGCAAAGGGTAAGAAAACTTAAGAAGAAATCCGCGGAAAAAAAACAAAGCTGAACACCGCGGTCGACACAGGAATTTGAGCCTTTCTGGCATGCGCTTGTCACTCTCTGTATATGACTGTGGTGGTCACATTAGTGTCGCAAAAACTGAGAGACCACATCTTGAGACCGATATGGCCACGGCATCAAATGAAACAGCCAAAATTGCATCCCCTCCACCCTTTCCGTGCTGGGGTGGTCCCCGTCTACCATATCACCAGGTGGCTTGCAAAGTGCGACGGAAGATAGAGGTGGAGACAGTAGTCAGCATGACAAAGCCAATGAAGAATGAAGAATTGAGGACAAAACCGGTTCGTGTTCGCTTTGCGTTTTGCGTTTTACATTCTTCCTTCTTCCTTCTTCCTTCTTCCTTGATTGCCCTTGTTGGCTACTGACTACTGACTCGTGTTTCAGATAAAATCGCCGCCAAAAGAAGCAAGGAGGGAAGTCATATGAATCAAGTCCCAGCTGACCTGCTTGAATTTATGGAGACACTACGGGTGCCAGAAGGGGTGAATCCCGCTGATATGCTACAGCGGTATGACGAGGTAATGAACGGGAATCCACCGTCGGTAGGCGCCGTGCATGATGGTGTTCTGCTTCGAGAGGTTGCGGGCTGGCGTTTGACGGCAGACATTTCTGTTCCGCATGGGAATGGGCCACATCCCGTGCTGGTGTATTTCCACGGCGGTGGTTGGACAATGGGCAGTCCGAAGACGCATCTTCGCGTCGGACGTGAATTCGCTGCAGGTGGGTACCTCACGATTAACGTTGATTATCGCCGTGCGCCGAAGCATCGCTTTCCCGCTGCTTTTGATGATTGCTTCTTTGCTACGCAATGGGCAGTGGAAAACGCTGCGAGATATGGTGGCGATGCCAATCGTCTTGCCGTTGGTGGAGACTCTGCTGGTGGCAATCTCGCTGGTGCAGTGTTAGCTGAGAGTATCCAGAAAGGAAGTCCGAAGATTAGTGTTGGTGTGCTGATCTATGGGGTATTCGAATATCATGAAACCATGAAAGCGCTCGGAACGCCGAAGCCTGATCAGCAGTTCTATCTCCCAGTCGAGCAGTATGAGACTTTACGCGGCGACCATCGTATCAGTCCGCTGAAGAGTGCGGCGAAGTTTCCACCGTGTTATGTCGGTGTGGGGACCAAAGACCCAATTTATGCTGAGTCAATAAAGATGGCCGA
Coding sequences within it:
- a CDS encoding alpha/beta hydrolase; protein product: MNQVPADLLEFMETLRVPEGVNPADMLQRYDEVMNGNPPSVGAVHDGVLLREVAGWRLTADISVPHGNGPHPVLVYFHGGGWTMGSPKTHLRVGREFAAGGYLTINVDYRRAPKHRFPAAFDDCFFATQWAVENAARYGGDANRLAVGGDSAGGNLAGAVLAESIQKGSPKISVGVLIYGVFEYHETMKALGTPKPDQQFYLPVEQYETLRGDHRISPLKSAAKFPPCYVGVGTKDPIYAESIKMAEALKAAGVDHDLQVIEGAPHGFFQLTPLPAYAAGYKRALAFMDKYLKK